A single Saccharolobus shibatae B12 DNA region contains:
- the hisH gene encoding imidazole glycerol phosphate synthase subunit HisH: MKALVINYGVGNLYSISSALKRVGFEVTIDNKPRKDYDLIVFPGVGAFSAVAEFISKYKDLFNDLRRSGISFLGVCLGMQIMFEKGTEGKESNGLGWFKGIVDKINANVKLPHIGWDLVFEVKDSCGLTYGLDKKYVYYVHSYIAYPTSEDYVYMKSQYGIEYPALVCEKNVVGTQFHPEKSSSTGKIFLENLKGWIKR; encoded by the coding sequence ATGAAAGCGTTAGTAATTAATTACGGAGTAGGGAATTTGTATAGTATCTCGTCAGCTCTAAAAAGAGTAGGATTTGAAGTAACCATTGATAATAAACCAAGGAAAGATTACGATCTAATTGTATTCCCTGGTGTTGGAGCATTTTCAGCTGTAGCCGAATTTATTTCAAAATATAAGGACCTATTCAATGATCTAAGAAGGAGTGGGATTAGCTTTTTAGGAGTTTGTCTAGGTATGCAGATAATGTTTGAAAAGGGAACTGAGGGAAAAGAGAGTAATGGATTGGGATGGTTCAAGGGTATAGTAGATAAGATAAATGCTAATGTGAAACTTCCTCACATAGGTTGGGATTTAGTATTTGAAGTAAAAGATTCTTGTGGATTAACTTATGGATTAGATAAGAAATATGTTTACTATGTTCATAGTTATATAGCATATCCTACTAGTGAAGATTATGTTTACATGAAAAGTCAGTATGGAATAGAATATCCCGCATTAGTATGTGAAAAGAATGTTGTAGGAACTCAGTTTCACCCAGAGAAGAGTTCAAGTACTGGTAAAATATTTCTAGAGAATCTTAAGGGGTGGATTAAACGTTAA
- the hisE gene encoding phosphoribosyl-ATP diphosphatase, translating into MSNEIVDELYKVILDRIEKRPTGSYTAEIVNKGKAYVARKVGEESVETIVASLAENKERFISEVADLIYHLLVLMALEGVTPDDIYRELERRRK; encoded by the coding sequence ATGAGTAATGAAATAGTAGATGAATTGTACAAAGTTATACTCGATAGGATAGAAAAGAGGCCAACTGGTAGTTATACCGCTGAAATTGTAAATAAGGGAAAGGCATACGTAGCGAGGAAAGTTGGTGAGGAATCTGTAGAAACAATAGTAGCATCTTTAGCGGAGAATAAGGAGAGATTTATAAGTGAAGTTGCAGATTTGATTTATCATCTATTAGTGTTAATGGCATTAGAAGGCGTAACACCAGATGATATTTATAGAGAGTTAGAGAGGAGGAGAAAATGA
- the hisD gene encoding histidinol dehydrogenase — translation MISYSLPNERPNDFSRVIPIVRDIIESVKARGDNALYELTEKLDKVKINNIKVSEEELRTQASKLDPKVKQAIDVAYEQLKAFHEMLVPPNIGGGYQGISFGVVWRSIEKIGIYVPSGRYSYPSTLLMAGIPAKVAKVKEIYVASPPTQEGSVNPALAYVAIKLGVNDVYKVGGAQAIAALAYGTESVRKVYKIVGPGNVYVQAAKFLVSNVVGIDGIEGPTELVIIADETAKPEHVALDMKAQAEHGPDTYIVLLSNDDELLKKVEEKIKDDKKIYYIIKTKNIDEAIEIANKIAPEHLSLYIKDAYTLMDKIVNAGAISLGNTPPAIIDYVAGPNHILPTNGWARIRGGVTVYDFIKPTMYANVRDINKQLLEASISLANYEGFIIHGKSIGARYE, via the coding sequence ATGATTTCCTATAGTTTACCAAATGAGAGACCTAACGATTTTAGCAGAGTGATTCCAATAGTTAGAGATATTATTGAATCTGTTAAGGCTAGGGGAGATAACGCGTTATATGAACTAACTGAAAAATTGGATAAGGTGAAGATAAATAACATCAAGGTAAGTGAAGAGGAATTAAGAACACAAGCTTCTAAGTTAGATCCTAAGGTTAAGCAAGCTATAGATGTGGCTTATGAGCAATTAAAAGCATTTCACGAAATGCTAGTTCCTCCAAATATTGGAGGGGGTTATCAAGGAATATCATTTGGAGTAGTTTGGAGAAGTATAGAAAAGATTGGAATATATGTTCCTTCAGGTAGATATTCCTATCCATCAACCTTACTAATGGCTGGAATACCAGCAAAAGTAGCTAAGGTAAAGGAAATTTACGTAGCCTCTCCTCCTACTCAAGAAGGATCAGTAAATCCGGCTTTAGCTTATGTTGCAATTAAGCTAGGAGTAAATGACGTTTATAAGGTAGGTGGTGCACAAGCAATAGCTGCTTTAGCTTATGGTACTGAGAGTGTAAGGAAAGTTTACAAGATTGTAGGACCGGGTAATGTTTATGTCCAAGCTGCGAAGTTCCTAGTGAGTAACGTTGTCGGAATTGATGGAATTGAAGGACCAACTGAATTAGTAATAATAGCAGATGAGACTGCAAAGCCTGAACATGTTGCATTAGATATGAAGGCACAGGCTGAACATGGTCCTGATACGTATATAGTACTCTTATCTAATGATGACGAACTTCTAAAGAAGGTTGAAGAGAAAATAAAGGATGATAAAAAAATATATTACATAATAAAAACTAAAAATATAGATGAGGCTATAGAAATTGCAAATAAAATTGCCCCAGAGCATCTATCCTTATATATTAAAGACGCATATACCTTAATGGATAAAATAGTAAATGCAGGCGCAATAAGCCTAGGAAACACACCTCCAGCAATAATAGATTATGTAGCTGGTCCTAATCATATTTTACCTACTAATGGCTGGGCTAGAATTAGAGGAGGCGTTACTGTTTACGATTTTATAAAGCCAACAATGTACGCTAATGTCCGTGATATAAATAAACAATTACTTGAAGCATCTATTTCTTTAGCAAACTATGAAGGATTCATAATTCATGGTAAAAGTATAGGTGCCCGATATGAGTAA
- the hisF gene encoding imidazole glycerol phosphate synthase subunit HisF — MTTKRIIACLDVKGGNVVKGVNFLNLQFKGDPVSLASLYEEEGADEIVFLDITATIEARRALYSVIKDTASVLSIPLTVGGGIRTLDDVSMALSSGADKVSINTAAIENSQIVKKSAEEFGSQAVVVAIDAKKINGNWKVFTKSGTYNTGLDTIKWAKKVEELGAGEILLTSIDRDGTRLGYDLELTKKIVDSVNIPVIASGGAGKMEHFYDVFSLAKADAALAAGIFHDGIIKIKDLKLYLSQKGIEVRI, encoded by the coding sequence ATGACGACGAAGAGAATAATAGCTTGTCTGGATGTAAAGGGCGGTAACGTAGTTAAAGGAGTAAATTTCCTTAATCTTCAATTTAAAGGAGATCCAGTCAGTCTAGCCAGTCTATATGAGGAGGAAGGTGCTGATGAGATAGTCTTCTTAGATATAACTGCAACCATAGAAGCCAGAAGAGCATTATATAGTGTAATCAAGGATACTGCGAGTGTATTGTCTATTCCCCTAACAGTTGGTGGTGGTATTAGAACGCTTGATGACGTGTCAATGGCGTTAAGTTCGGGAGCGGATAAGGTTAGTATAAATACTGCCGCAATTGAAAATAGCCAAATAGTGAAAAAATCCGCGGAAGAGTTTGGTTCACAAGCAGTAGTAGTAGCCATAGACGCCAAGAAGATAAATGGAAATTGGAAGGTCTTCACAAAATCCGGAACTTACAATACCGGACTTGATACTATAAAGTGGGCTAAAAAAGTGGAAGAACTTGGTGCGGGTGAAATACTGCTCACTAGTATTGACAGAGACGGTACCAGACTTGGCTATGACTTAGAATTAACTAAGAAAATAGTAGATTCTGTTAATATACCTGTAATAGCTAGTGGAGGAGCTGGTAAAATGGAGCATTTTTACGATGTTTTTTCCCTCGCAAAAGCCGACGCAGCGTTAGCTGCTGGTATATTCCATGATGGGATAATTAAAATAAAAGACCTGAAGTTGTATTTAAGCCAGAAAGGCATTGAGGTGAGAATATGA
- the hisBd gene encoding imidazoleglycerol-phosphate dehydratase, protein MARSANITRETKETKIEVFLDIDRKGEIKVSTPVPFFNHMLITLLTYMNSTATVSATDKLSYDDHHIIEDVAITLGLAIKEALGDKRGIKRFSHQIIPMDEALVLVSLDISNRGMAFVNLNLKRSEIGGLSTENIPHFFQSFAYNSGVTLHISQLSGYNTHHIIEASFKALGLALYEATRIVDNEIRSTKGVI, encoded by the coding sequence TTGGCTAGAAGTGCTAATATTACTAGGGAAACAAAGGAGACTAAAATAGAGGTATTCTTAGATATAGATAGAAAAGGCGAAATTAAGGTATCCACTCCAGTTCCATTCTTTAACCATATGCTTATAACATTACTAACTTACATGAACTCTACTGCAACAGTATCTGCTACTGATAAGTTATCCTATGATGATCATCATATTATAGAAGATGTTGCAATAACGCTTGGATTAGCGATAAAGGAGGCATTAGGCGATAAGAGAGGTATAAAAAGATTCTCTCACCAAATTATACCAATGGATGAGGCGCTAGTTTTAGTTTCACTAGATATATCAAATAGGGGAATGGCTTTCGTAAACCTTAATTTGAAGAGAAGTGAAATTGGTGGATTATCTACGGAAAATATTCCACATTTCTTCCAATCCTTCGCTTACAATAGTGGAGTTACCTTACATATTTCTCAATTAAGTGGATATAATACACATCATATCATTGAGGCTAGTTTTAAGGCCTTAGGATTAGCACTATACGAGGCAACGAGAATAGTTGACAATGAAATAAGAAGCACGAAGGGGGTCATATGA
- the hisA gene encoding 1-(5-phosphoribosyl)-5-((5-phosphoribosylamino)methylideneamino)imidazole-4-carboxamide isomerase, with translation MSNIIPSIDISLGKAVKRIRGVKETGLILGNPIELASKLYNEGYTRIHVVDLDAAEGVGNNEMYIKEISKIGFDWIQVGGGIRDIEKAKRLVSLDVNALIFSTIVFTNFNLFHDIVREIGSNRVMVSIDYDDTKRVLIRGWKEKSMEVIDGIKKVNELELLGITLTYISNEGTTKGIDYNVKDYARLIRGLKEYAGGVSSDADITYLKNVGFDYIIVGMAFYLNKIRGINVG, from the coding sequence TTGAGTAACATAATTCCGAGTATTGATATAAGCCTTGGAAAAGCGGTAAAAAGAATTAGAGGAGTTAAGGAAACGGGTCTAATTTTAGGCAATCCAATAGAACTAGCAAGCAAACTCTATAATGAAGGGTACACAAGAATACACGTAGTTGATTTAGATGCTGCGGAAGGAGTTGGCAATAATGAGATGTACATTAAGGAAATTTCCAAAATAGGATTTGATTGGATTCAGGTAGGTGGGGGTATAAGGGATATTGAAAAAGCTAAAAGATTAGTTTCGCTAGATGTTAACGCGTTAATCTTCTCCACAATAGTATTCACTAATTTTAACTTGTTTCATGATATTGTAAGGGAAATTGGAAGCAATAGAGTAATGGTGTCAATAGATTATGATGATACAAAGAGAGTTCTAATAAGGGGATGGAAAGAAAAATCAATGGAAGTTATAGATGGTATCAAGAAAGTAAATGAACTTGAATTATTAGGAATAACACTAACCTATATCAGTAATGAGGGCACAACGAAAGGAATAGATTACAACGTGAAGGATTATGCAAGACTGATACGGGGATTAAAAGAATACGCTGGGGGCGTTTCAAGTGATGCAGATATTACGTACTTAAAAAACGTTGGGTTTGACTATATAATAGTTGGAATGGCTTTTTACCTAAACAAAATAAGGGGGATTAACGTTGGCTAG
- the hisG gene encoding ATP phosphoribosyltransferase has protein sequence MKIAIPNKGRLQQPTLQFLQSVGIKPLASDDRALIVPTSWEGVQLVMIRTEDIPNIVETGATELGITGHDYVIESSADVEELIKLDFGRSKIVLAVPQTWSENSVEELKGREFRVATKYYNIAKEYVRKKELNAKVVKISGAAEVMPSLGAADAIIDVMSTGTTLKLHGLKAIDIIMDSYAVVIGNRNWIKNDEADRINLLLTMMKGAIAAKGKKMIFMNVPDNRLDGVINSLPAMLAPAITRLSRSDIWEVITVADEDILPEVIAKVKAAGARDIVVIDIEKVVK, from the coding sequence TTGAAAATAGCAATTCCAAATAAAGGAAGGCTCCAACAACCTACATTACAATTTTTACAATCAGTAGGCATAAAACCATTAGCAAGTGATGATAGAGCACTGATAGTGCCGACAAGTTGGGAGGGAGTTCAGTTAGTCATGATCAGAACTGAGGACATACCTAATATTGTGGAAACTGGTGCTACAGAATTAGGAATTACTGGTCACGATTATGTTATAGAAAGTAGTGCAGATGTTGAGGAGTTAATCAAACTGGACTTTGGAAGATCAAAAATAGTTCTAGCAGTACCTCAAACTTGGAGTGAAAATTCAGTAGAAGAATTGAAAGGAAGAGAATTTAGAGTAGCTACCAAATACTACAATATAGCAAAAGAATACGTAAGAAAAAAAGAACTGAACGCTAAAGTAGTAAAGATAAGTGGAGCTGCTGAAGTAATGCCATCACTAGGTGCTGCTGATGCAATAATTGACGTTATGAGCACTGGTACTACACTAAAACTGCATGGGTTAAAAGCAATAGATATTATTATGGACTCCTATGCTGTAGTTATAGGAAATAGGAACTGGATAAAAAACGATGAGGCTGATAGAATTAATTTACTTCTTACAATGATGAAAGGAGCAATCGCGGCTAAGGGTAAGAAAATGATATTCATGAATGTACCTGATAATAGGTTAGATGGAGTAATAAACTCATTACCTGCAATGTTAGCCCCAGCAATAACCAGGCTAAGTAGATCTGACATTTGGGAAGTGATTACGGTAGCAGATGAGGATATATTACCAGAGGTTATAGCCAAAGTAAAAGCCGCTGGAGCTAGGGATATCGTTGTGATTGATATAGAGAAAGTGGTGAAGTAA
- the hisC gene encoding histidinol-phosphate transaminase, protein MRLSLKLIYLFYFAYLGFYIAPTRLVRNKIKSWLLNASEYDFTDIKEGIRLHLNESPFEPPQFIVDAVKMYLSKGNRYQHPEFLERYRELAAEYSKVEPENIYPSVGADGSIRAIFYNLIEPGDTIVTNYPSYSMYSVYSSVRGTKVIKVNLKEDNEWWRENIDDLLAQAEKAELVIIDDPNNPTGSPMLNGKRELIGQLAENAKGFVVIDEAYYEFGGYTVSPYIYDYPNVLVVRTLSKAFSLASYRLGYTIANEEIVKTLLKSSTPFDIPLPSLIAGITALENSSYIKDVIDTVSRNREILYQGLKNLNLKVYKSITNFLLIKDNRNLQEMLMRHGIAIRKLYDNFYRITVGTEEQCRMVIDKLGEELENSNSK, encoded by the coding sequence ATGAGACTTTCATTAAAGCTTATTTATTTATTTTACTTTGCTTATCTAGGGTTTTATATTGCACCAACCAGGTTAGTTAGAAATAAGATAAAGTCTTGGCTATTAAATGCAAGTGAGTATGATTTTACAGACATAAAAGAAGGAATAAGATTACATCTTAATGAATCTCCATTTGAACCTCCACAATTTATTGTAGATGCAGTAAAGATGTACTTAAGTAAGGGAAATAGATATCAGCATCCAGAGTTCTTAGAGAGATATAGGGAATTAGCTGCTGAATATTCAAAGGTGGAACCAGAAAACATTTATCCCTCTGTGGGTGCAGATGGGTCAATTAGAGCAATATTTTACAATCTTATAGAACCTGGTGATACAATAGTAACAAATTATCCGTCTTATAGCATGTATTCAGTCTACTCATCAGTAAGAGGAACTAAGGTGATTAAGGTAAATCTTAAAGAAGATAATGAATGGTGGAGAGAAAACATTGATGATCTGTTAGCCCAGGCAGAAAAAGCTGAGTTAGTAATAATTGATGATCCTAATAATCCCACGGGTTCTCCAATGCTTAATGGGAAAAGGGAACTAATAGGCCAATTAGCGGAGAATGCGAAAGGTTTTGTTGTAATTGATGAAGCCTATTACGAATTTGGGGGATATACAGTTTCTCCTTACATTTACGATTATCCTAACGTTTTAGTAGTTAGGACTCTGAGTAAGGCATTTTCATTAGCTTCCTATAGATTAGGCTATACGATTGCCAATGAGGAAATAGTAAAGACTCTCTTGAAGTCATCAACACCTTTTGATATACCTTTACCTTCACTTATTGCGGGAATAACGGCATTAGAAAACTCGTCATATATAAAGGATGTTATAGACACAGTTAGTAGGAATAGGGAAATATTATATCAAGGACTCAAGAATCTAAATCTGAAAGTTTATAAATCAATAACCAATTTCCTTTTGATAAAAGATAATAGGAACTTACAAGAAATGCTTATGAGACACGGTATTGCAATAAGAAAGTTATATGACAACTTTTATAGAATAACAGTAGGAACTGAAGAGCAGTGCAGAATGGTTATAGATAAACTTGGTGAGGAACTTGAAAATAGCAATTCCAAATAA
- the leuS gene encoding leucine--tRNA ligase, with the protein MNNVAHKWQIKWEEAKVYESNPNPNRPKFFTTVAFPYPNSPWHIGHGRTYVTGDILARYKRMRGYNVLFPMAFHYTGTPIMAMADAIAKGDKELIETFKDIYEISADVIPRMSDPLFMANYFKEDIKTSMREIGLGIDWRREFTTIDPEFSSFVTWQFHKLQSKGYVVKDTHPVGWCPVHHIPVGMHDTKGDVEPEIGEFVLIYFNSEKGIFPAATLRPETIFGATGLWINPNEMYVIANILGKKMILSEKSATKLSFQIDNIEIEDKVKGSKLVGLKVENPITGKYIGVMGADFVDASLGTGVVMSVPAHAPFDYYYSKKILKNNNIEIISVITVEGLGNELAKDVVEKNNPKNDEDLKKLTEYVYRTEYNKGILRSDLENLIKEEYRNELKNLGGLPVPKGRELITNFLISKGLGRKIFEIMNKPVYCRCGTEIVVKILKDQWFLDYSNEEWKGLARKSLSKMQIIPEESRKDFEFTIEWLEKRACARTRGLGTPLPWDKKWIIESLSDSTIYMAFYTISHKIKQYKISPSRLTQEFWDYVMLGIGNLEDVSKNTGIPSNIIKELREEFLYWYPLDIRHSGKDLIPNHLTFFIFNHAAIFQENLWPKAIAVNGLVLYEGKKMSKSLRNIIPLRKGLKMYGVDVMRIAVSSTADMGSDVNFSESLVKTVGETLRKMYELFKSLDDYTEETFGFPEKWLLSRIYEIATNTTKHMEALELRDAANELLFVFSSDLDEYFGMVNAEGRGANNKLLREVLTIWLKLITPFAPHLAEEIWHEILKQTTFIVNEKWPEIEGSKIDELTLLKHEYMKRIVEDIRSILNVFKGTPKLIKIYALNDSRYVELLRDAIEANGQMKKFMDAHKPKSKEDARVLQKIFNESLEIDDKMKKLITNYNINEVDVLNELSKYIRRKLNVEIRVEPYNEEVKKAYNKEAMPIRPAIIIE; encoded by the coding sequence TTGAATAACGTTGCTCATAAGTGGCAGATTAAATGGGAGGAGGCTAAAGTTTACGAGTCTAATCCAAATCCTAATAGACCTAAATTTTTCACTACAGTTGCATTTCCTTATCCTAACAGCCCTTGGCATATAGGGCATGGAAGAACTTACGTCACTGGAGATATTTTAGCTAGATATAAACGAATGAGAGGATATAACGTATTATTCCCCATGGCATTTCACTACACAGGAACGCCTATAATGGCTATGGCTGACGCAATTGCAAAAGGAGATAAAGAGCTCATAGAGACATTTAAGGATATTTATGAAATATCAGCAGACGTAATCCCTAGAATGTCTGATCCACTATTCATGGCAAACTATTTTAAAGAGGATATAAAGACTTCAATGAGAGAAATAGGATTAGGAATAGACTGGAGAAGGGAATTTACAACAATTGATCCAGAATTTTCATCATTTGTAACATGGCAATTTCATAAATTACAGAGCAAGGGATATGTAGTAAAAGATACACACCCTGTAGGATGGTGCCCAGTTCATCATATACCAGTTGGTATGCATGATACTAAAGGAGATGTAGAACCAGAAATAGGCGAATTTGTATTAATATATTTCAATTCAGAAAAGGGTATATTTCCCGCAGCTACGCTTAGGCCAGAAACAATATTTGGTGCTACAGGGTTATGGATAAATCCTAATGAGATGTATGTAATTGCTAATATACTAGGCAAAAAGATGATATTAAGCGAGAAATCTGCTACTAAATTGTCTTTTCAAATAGATAATATAGAAATTGAGGATAAGGTAAAGGGGTCAAAACTAGTTGGGCTTAAGGTAGAAAACCCAATAACCGGCAAGTACATAGGAGTAATGGGGGCAGACTTCGTTGATGCTAGCTTAGGGACAGGCGTTGTCATGAGTGTCCCAGCTCATGCTCCTTTTGATTACTACTATTCCAAGAAGATACTTAAAAATAATAATATTGAGATAATATCAGTAATTACAGTTGAAGGTTTAGGAAATGAGTTAGCTAAAGACGTTGTGGAGAAGAACAACCCAAAGAATGACGAGGATCTAAAGAAATTGACAGAATATGTGTATAGAACAGAGTACAATAAGGGTATATTAAGGTCTGATCTTGAAAATTTAATTAAGGAAGAGTATAGAAATGAGTTAAAGAATTTAGGTGGACTTCCCGTTCCCAAGGGTAGGGAACTAATAACTAACTTCTTAATTTCTAAGGGCTTAGGTAGAAAAATATTCGAAATAATGAATAAACCAGTATATTGTAGGTGTGGCACAGAAATTGTAGTTAAGATACTTAAAGATCAGTGGTTCCTAGATTATTCAAATGAAGAATGGAAGGGACTTGCGAGAAAATCTCTATCTAAAATGCAGATAATTCCTGAGGAATCCAGAAAGGATTTTGAATTCACTATTGAATGGTTAGAGAAAAGAGCTTGTGCGAGAACTAGAGGGTTAGGTACTCCGCTACCTTGGGATAAGAAATGGATAATAGAGAGTTTAAGCGATTCGACAATCTATATGGCATTTTACACTATTTCCCACAAAATTAAACAATATAAAATATCACCCTCCAGGTTAACTCAGGAATTTTGGGATTACGTAATGTTAGGCATAGGTAATTTAGAAGATGTAAGCAAAAATACTGGAATACCCTCTAATATCATAAAGGAGTTAAGAGAAGAATTCTTGTATTGGTATCCTTTAGACATTAGACATAGTGGAAAGGACCTAATTCCGAACCATTTGACTTTCTTCATCTTTAATCATGCTGCAATCTTCCAAGAGAACTTATGGCCAAAAGCAATTGCTGTAAATGGTTTAGTATTATATGAAGGAAAGAAAATGAGCAAATCTCTTAGAAATATTATACCGTTAAGAAAAGGTCTAAAAATGTATGGAGTTGATGTAATGCGCATTGCAGTATCATCTACAGCTGATATGGGATCAGATGTAAACTTTTCCGAATCTTTAGTTAAAACCGTAGGAGAAACCTTAAGAAAAATGTATGAACTCTTCAAGAGCTTAGATGATTATACTGAAGAAACCTTTGGATTCCCAGAAAAATGGCTATTATCAAGAATATATGAGATCGCAACTAATACAACAAAACATATGGAAGCGTTAGAGCTGAGAGATGCCGCCAATGAATTACTATTTGTCTTCTCTTCAGATTTGGATGAATACTTCGGTATGGTAAACGCTGAGGGGAGAGGGGCAAACAATAAACTCTTACGGGAAGTCCTAACAATATGGCTTAAGCTTATTACACCTTTCGCTCCGCACTTAGCAGAGGAAATATGGCACGAAATCTTAAAACAAACTACATTTATAGTAAATGAAAAATGGCCTGAAATCGAAGGTTCAAAGATAGACGAACTAACACTATTGAAACATGAATATATGAAAAGAATAGTTGAAGATATAAGGTCTATCTTAAATGTCTTTAAGGGAACACCAAAGCTCATTAAAATTTATGCTTTGAACGATTCTAGGTACGTGGAATTGCTTAGGGATGCTATAGAGGCTAATGGGCAAATGAAAAAGTTTATGGATGCTCATAAACCTAAAAGTAAAGAGGATGCTAGAGTTTTACAGAAAATCTTCAATGAGTCTTTAGAAATTGATGATAAAATGAAGAAATTAATTACGAACTACAATATTAATGAGGTAGATGTGCTTAATGAGTTATCAAAATATATTAGAAGAAAGTTAAATGTAGAAATTCGAGTAGAGCCTTATAATGAGGAAGTCAAAAAGGCATATAATAAAGAAGCCATGCCCATAAGACCAGCTATAATAATTGAGTAA
- a CDS encoding cob(I)yrinic acid a,c-diamide adenosyltransferase produces MFTRTGDDGNTNVVSKRIGKDSPLVNLLGDIDELNSFIGLALTKIEWEDMQNDLMRIQTELFVLGEEIIQDRGRINEETVKWLESRTVEYRKESGPVRLFVIPGGSEEASYLHVARSVSRRVERNAVAYSKELNFNKWIIVYLNRLSSLLFSMAIVANKRKNVKERLYDIGKYF; encoded by the coding sequence ATGTTCACCAGAACTGGAGACGATGGAAATACCAATGTAGTATCTAAGAGAATAGGAAAAGATTCCCCTCTAGTAAATCTATTGGGGGATATAGATGAGCTTAACTCCTTCATAGGTCTTGCATTAACAAAAATAGAATGGGAAGATATGCAAAATGATCTCATGCGTATTCAAACTGAGTTGTTTGTATTAGGTGAGGAGATTATTCAAGATAGAGGTAGAATAAATGAGGAGACTGTAAAGTGGTTAGAGAGTAGAACTGTCGAATATAGGAAAGAAAGTGGTCCCGTAAGGTTATTTGTAATACCAGGTGGTTCTGAGGAAGCTTCATATTTGCATGTAGCAAGAAGCGTTTCTAGAAGGGTTGAAAGAAATGCAGTAGCTTACTCTAAAGAACTGAATTTCAATAAATGGATAATTGTTTATCTGAACAGATTATCTTCTTTACTATTCTCCATGGCCATAGTAGCAAATAAGAGGAAAAACGTAAAGGAGAGACTTTATGATATAGGCAAGTATTTTTGA
- a CDS encoding TIGR00269 family protein yields the protein MICDNCKVREAVILQPHTGRKLCKECFIEDVRKRVEIEARKQEIVNSNKILLAVSGGKDSLVLADTLSQFINPSRLIAFNINEGIKGYNRSEYVKKLEEYLKDLGIELIKSGFREEIGFSLDEMLQASLKKNLNVSACTFCGGFRRKLINEAGIKVTADYVATGHNLDDEAQTIVINLIRGDLLRLIRLGDKPLMVSSKFVMRVKPLRKIYEWETTIYAHLKGFEFQETECPYISQKPTLRAKVRELLYKLEEKKPGTLLRILEQFDAISEKLKKEYRLTSELPNCIICGEPTTPGRTICKNCELLIRSGLMPQEYQKYLPIS from the coding sequence ATGATTTGTGATAACTGCAAAGTACGAGAAGCAGTAATTCTACAACCACATACTGGAAGAAAATTATGTAAAGAGTGCTTTATAGAAGACGTTAGGAAAAGAGTCGAAATAGAAGCTCGAAAGCAAGAGATAGTTAATTCCAATAAAATACTTTTAGCAGTATCAGGCGGAAAGGATAGCCTAGTACTAGCCGATACCTTGTCTCAATTTATAAACCCATCTAGACTAATAGCATTCAATATAAATGAAGGCATAAAGGGATATAATAGAAGTGAATACGTGAAGAAGCTTGAGGAATATCTGAAGGATCTAGGGATTGAATTGATAAAAAGCGGATTTAGAGAAGAAATTGGTTTTTCTCTAGATGAGATGCTACAAGCTTCATTAAAGAAGAACCTTAATGTATCCGCTTGTACCTTTTGTGGAGGATTTAGGAGGAAGTTGATTAATGAAGCTGGAATTAAAGTAACCGCAGATTACGTGGCAACCGGGCACAATTTAGACGACGAGGCGCAGACTATAGTTATAAATTTGATAAGAGGTGACCTGTTGAGACTAATAAGATTAGGTGATAAACCATTAATGGTAAGTAGCAAGTTTGTAATGAGAGTTAAGCCATTGAGAAAAATCTACGAATGGGAAACAACAATCTATGCTCATCTCAAAGGCTTCGAGTTTCAAGAAACAGAATGTCCATATATTTCTCAAAAACCAACTCTAAGGGCTAAGGTCAGAGAACTATTGTACAAGCTAGAGGAGAAAAAACCTGGTACATTACTGAGAATACTAGAACAGTTTGATGCAATTTCGGAGAAACTCAAAAAAGAGTACAGACTTACTAGTGAATTGCCTAATTGTATAATTTGTGGAGAACCCACTACGCCTGGAAGAACTATATGTAAAAATTGTGAATTACTAATCAGATCTGGTTTAATGCCTCAAGAATATCAAAAATACTTGCCTATATCATAA